The DNA window TGAACCGATCCGGATGAATGGTCTGCTGGATCTCCCGATAGCGGTTATCCATTTCGGTGTGTGCCGGATGGGGGGAAAGAGGCAGGTTCAGAAGGGTGAAAAAATCGACGGACGGATCCGGGGGTTGGATCCTGCCACACTGCCGGCAGAGAAAATCGCCCCCCGGATCGGCGCCGCAGGACCAGCAACGACCAACTCGTGCATTCATGGTCGACCGTTACACCTTGAAGGACTCACCGCAACCGCAACGTTCCTTCTCCCGGGGATTGGTGAACTTGAACCCGGATTTGAAGGCGCTCTTTTCGAAATCGATCACCGTGCCGTGCAGCACCAGCAGGGACTTGCCGTCCACCACCAGCCGTATGCCGTGGCTTTCGAACTGCTGGTCGCCCTCTTCGACCCGATCGGCGTATTCGAGTTTGTAGGAGAGTCCCGAACAACCCGCCGTGGTCACCCCGATGCGGATGGCCGCTTCGGGCGTGCCCCGTTTCTGCAACATCTCCCTGGCTTTGACTGCAGCGTTTTCAGTCATGCTCAACGCGGTCTCGCTCATGCCTCACTCCCTTGAACCTGGCTCTGTTTGCGGCGGAAGTCGTCGATGGCCGATTTGATGGCGTCTTCGGCCAGCACGGAGCAGTGGATCTTCACCGGCGGCAACGCCAGCTCCTCGGCGATATCCTTGTTGCGGATGGCCAT is part of the Magnetococcales bacterium genome and encodes:
- a CDS encoding iron-sulfur cluster assembly accessory protein, with product MSETALSMTENAAVKAREMLQKRGTPEAAIRIGVTTAGCSGLSYKLEYADRVEEGDQQFESHGIRLVVDGKSLLVLHGTVIDFEKSAFKSGFKFTNPREKERCGCGESFKV